One genomic window of Ilyobacter polytropus DSM 2926 includes the following:
- a CDS encoding peptidase U32 family protein: protein MNIVAPAGNMERFYAAVKAGADEIYMGIKGFGARRNAENFTLSEYMEALDYAHERGVRIFLTLNTVMRDKEIEALYENIKVLYEQGLDAVIVQDLGLFRFIKDNFPDICIHGSTQMTVANHIEANYLKKIGFSRVVLSRELSFKEIKSVKENTEIELEIFVSGALCISYSGNCYLSSFIGGRSGNRGLCAQPCRKEYTNSQGEKGYFLSPKDQLMGQEEIKKLKEIGIESIKLEGRMKSPHYVFETVSYYRGLIKEIGVTERTSHLFNRGYSKGYFYDEKNKIINSKFSSDFGKFIGSIEGKELKIAEDLMLGDGISYVSKDYEKLGGENVSKIKIKGKTENQKSAQARDRVLLDKVPREAKYVYKNYSKSLNDEISRGIKQNKKTIDIDGVFYGKIGERATLELICKNNKGENISVIENSEIFLEEASKRVISSEYIKIKLSETGETTFSINNLKVNFDGKAFIPLSLIKKMRRNATEVLREKLILSHRRQAKKDIKKIDYSRSNNKNMKFSVIVSNSSQRDTAVRYGIEKIYEKGLDVAKESQLGRIDLESKLAWNLYQLLENKNNAVTVNWNLNITNTYALEEISKIPGADTVIISPELNLDRIKEIGETGIRKGLMIYGKLKGMFIEVPIFQENKVTITNDQGDQFDVIKNSIGNSELYLETPMNLIPNLEKLLDAGIDELVLLFTDESEEETEKILNSLKTKTGEYNPYNFQKGVY, encoded by the coding sequence ATGAACATAGTGGCTCCAGCAGGAAATATGGAGAGATTTTACGCCGCTGTAAAGGCAGGGGCCGATGAAATATATATGGGTATCAAGGGGTTTGGAGCCAGGAGAAATGCTGAAAACTTTACTCTAAGTGAATATATGGAAGCCCTTGATTATGCTCATGAAAGAGGGGTAAGGATTTTTCTTACCTTGAATACTGTGATGAGAGATAAGGAGATTGAAGCCCTTTATGAAAATATAAAGGTTTTATATGAGCAAGGGTTAGACGCAGTTATAGTACAGGATTTAGGACTATTTAGATTTATTAAGGATAATTTTCCAGATATTTGTATACACGGAAGTACTCAAATGACTGTGGCTAATCATATAGAGGCAAATTATCTAAAAAAAATAGGGTTTTCAAGAGTTGTTTTATCAAGAGAGCTCTCTTTCAAAGAGATAAAGTCAGTAAAGGAAAATACTGAGATAGAGCTTGAAATATTTGTTTCAGGTGCTCTTTGTATATCTTATTCTGGAAACTGTTATCTGAGCAGCTTTATAGGTGGTCGAAGCGGAAACAGAGGACTTTGTGCCCAGCCTTGCAGAAAGGAATATACAAATTCTCAAGGAGAAAAAGGGTATTTCCTGAGTCCTAAGGATCAGCTTATGGGACAGGAAGAGATAAAAAAATTGAAAGAGATAGGAATAGAATCCATTAAATTAGAAGGAAGAATGAAGAGTCCCCATTATGTTTTTGAAACTGTGAGCTACTATAGAGGACTAATAAAAGAGATAGGTGTAACTGAAAGAACCTCCCATCTATTTAACAGAGGATATTCAAAGGGATATTTTTACGATGAAAAAAATAAGATAATAAATTCAAAATTTTCCTCTGATTTCGGAAAGTTTATAGGGAGTATAGAGGGGAAAGAGTTAAAAATAGCTGAAGATCTAATGCTTGGAGACGGGATTTCCTATGTATCAAAAGACTACGAGAAACTGGGCGGAGAGAATGTCAGTAAAATAAAAATAAAGGGTAAAACAGAAAATCAAAAGTCTGCACAAGCTAGAGACAGAGTTTTGTTAGATAAAGTCCCTAGAGAAGCCAAGTATGTATATAAAAATTATTCTAAAAGTCTTAATGATGAGATATCAAGAGGGATAAAACAAAATAAAAAAACAATAGACATAGACGGTGTGTTTTACGGTAAAATAGGGGAAAGAGCCACATTAGAGCTAATATGTAAAAATAATAAGGGAGAAAATATTTCAGTTATAGAAAATTCAGAAATATTTTTGGAAGAAGCTTCAAAAAGAGTAATAAGTTCTGAATATATAAAAATAAAACTCAGCGAGACCGGAGAAACTACTTTTTCTATAAATAATCTAAAGGTGAATTTTGACGGAAAGGCATTTATTCCACTTAGTCTCATAAAAAAAATGAGACGAAATGCTACAGAAGTTCTCAGAGAAAAACTAATATTAAGCCACCGTAGACAAGCTAAAAAAGATATAAAAAAAATAGATTACAGCAGATCAAATAATAAAAATATGAAATTTTCAGTAATTGTCTCAAACTCCTCTCAAAGAGATACAGCTGTGAGGTACGGGATAGAAAAAATATATGAAAAAGGTCTGGATGTGGCAAAAGAATCACAGCTAGGAAGAATCGATTTAGAAAGCAAGTTGGCATGGAATTTATATCAGCTTCTTGAAAATAAAAATAATGCCGTAACTGTCAATTGGAATCTAAATATAACCAATACTTATGCTTTAGAGGAAATAAGTAAGATACCAGGTGCAGACACTGTGATAATATCACCTGAACTGAATCTAGACAGAATAAAAGAGATAGGTGAAACAGGGATTAGAAAAGGACTCATGATATACGGTAAATTAAAGGGAATGTTTATAGAGGTACCGATTTTTCAGGAAAATAAAGTTACAATTACAAATGATCAGGGAGATCAATTTGATGTAATTAAAAATTCTATAGGGAACAGTGAATTGTACCTTGAAACCCCTATGAATCTTATACCAAATTTAGAGAAACTTCTAGATGCCGGAATAGATGAACTGGTACTTTTATTTACTGATGAGTCAGAAGAAGAAACAGAAAAGATTTTGAACTCACTAAAAACTAAAACAGGAGAGTACAACCCTTATAATTTTCAAAAAGGGGTTTACTAA
- a CDS encoding PTS sugar transporter subunit IIA, translated as MKLSSYLDPKLIFTDLEVETKEEAIKLLIEKSAQEDKKIASMKKDIIKSVLERENEISTAMGQGIAIPHARIEGLDDFIIIIGLLKNPIKCQVAALHKEDDVKMVILLVSEVLRNKRMLKVMSGIMKIAVKHPKVLEEIKSSSNSNILFDFIKNAEVEIDGKIVAEDVQSPELMPVHPNDTLDKVAKRLIIEDRTGLPVVKDGYFLGEITERELIEFGMPKYTSVMQDLNFLTVGEPFEEYLVNEKIATIEELYRKIDVITVDKKTPIMEICFLMVNKGKTRIYVVENGKYYGMIQRSDIIKKVLHI; from the coding sequence ATGAAGCTTTCCAGTTATTTAGATCCAAAACTTATTTTTACAGACCTAGAGGTAGAAACAAAGGAAGAGGCTATAAAGTTATTGATAGAAAAATCTGCACAAGAGGATAAAAAAATAGCCTCGATGAAAAAAGATATAATAAAAAGTGTTTTAGAAAGAGAAAATGAAATCTCAACTGCCATGGGTCAGGGGATAGCTATACCTCATGCTAGAATTGAAGGTTTGGATGATTTTATAATTATAATAGGTCTCCTTAAAAATCCAATTAAATGTCAAGTTGCTGCACTTCATAAAGAAGATGATGTGAAAATGGTAATACTTTTAGTTTCTGAAGTTCTTAGAAATAAAAGAATGTTAAAAGTAATGTCTGGAATCATGAAGATAGCAGTAAAACACCCGAAGGTTTTAGAAGAGATAAAAAGTAGTTCTAATTCAAATATATTATTTGACTTTATAAAAAATGCCGAAGTTGAAATTGATGGAAAAATAGTAGCAGAAGATGTACAGAGTCCAGAGTTAATGCCTGTACATCCAAACGATACTCTAGACAAAGTGGCCAAAAGACTTATAATAGAGGACAGAACTGGACTTCCAGTGGTTAAAGATGGATATTTTTTAGGAGAGATAACAGAAAGAGAACTTATAGAGTTTGGAATGCCAAAATATACATCTGTTATGCAGGATTTAAACTTCCTTACTGTAGGAGAGCCCTTTGAGGAATATCTAGTAAATGAAAAAATAGCTACAATAGAGGAATTATATAGAAAAATAGACGTCATCACGGTAGACAAAAAAACTCCGATTATGGAGATATGTTTTTTAATGGTAAACAAAGGAAAAACAAGAATTTACGTTGTGGAAAATGGCAAATATTATGGAATGATCCAAAGATCAGACATAATTAAGAAAGTTCTTCACATTTAA
- a CDS encoding ArsB/NhaD family transporter has protein sequence MLQLIVGLLIFIFVFFLIITEKVPSVLATMGGGLAMALVGLLNEEQALEAVASRLEIIFLLIGMMIVVHLISETGVFQWFAIRVAQIVRGEPFALIVLLSVVTAICSAFLDNVTTILLMAPVSILLAEQLKQKPFPFIMTEIMAANIGGSATLIGDPTQLIIGNEGKLGFNDFIINTAPVSILAFISLMVTVYILYGRKMIVSRDLKARIMDLDASRSLRNMSLLKQSGTIFVLIITGFIMNNFIDKGLAIIALSGATALIILAKKKPEDIFKHVEWDTLFFFIGLFIMIKGVEETHLIDLLGEKIVNITEGNFNFAVMLITWVSALFTSVIGNVANAATVSKIIHVMTPSFQSLGDVKVFWWGLSLGSCLGGNATILASATNVVAVAAAAKAGCKISFVEFVKFGAIISIQTLVIASAYIWLRYL, from the coding sequence ATGTTACAACTGATTGTCGGGTTACTTATTTTTATATTTGTGTTTTTTTTGATAATCACAGAGAAAGTTCCAAGTGTTTTAGCAACAATGGGTGGCGGATTAGCAATGGCTCTTGTGGGCCTTTTAAATGAAGAGCAAGCTCTAGAAGCTGTAGCTTCAAGACTTGAGATAATATTTTTATTGATAGGTATGATGATAGTAGTTCATCTTATATCTGAAACAGGTGTATTTCAGTGGTTTGCAATCAGGGTCGCTCAGATTGTAAGGGGAGAACCCTTTGCCCTTATAGTGTTGCTGTCTGTAGTAACTGCTATATGTTCGGCATTTTTAGATAATGTGACTACAATATTATTGATGGCTCCCGTGTCTATACTTCTAGCGGAACAGCTGAAACAGAAACCCTTTCCATTTATCATGACGGAAATAATGGCTGCTAATATAGGGGGATCTGCCACACTGATAGGAGATCCAACTCAACTAATCATAGGAAATGAGGGAAAGCTTGGGTTCAATGATTTTATAATAAACACCGCTCCGGTATCTATACTAGCTTTTATTTCCCTTATGGTTACAGTTTACATTCTGTACGGAAGAAAGATGATAGTCTCCAGAGATTTGAAAGCTAGAATAATGGATTTAGACGCCTCTAGATCACTTAGAAACATGAGTCTTTTAAAGCAATCGGGAACGATATTTGTGCTTATAATTACCGGTTTCATAATGAATAATTTTATAGATAAGGGTCTGGCTATTATTGCCTTAAGTGGTGCAACAGCACTTATTATTCTTGCTAAGAAAAAACCTGAAGATATATTTAAACATGTAGAATGGGATACACTGTTTTTCTTTATAGGTCTGTTTATTATGATAAAAGGTGTAGAAGAAACTCACCTGATAGATCTGCTAGGGGAAAAAATAGTAAATATTACAGAGGGCAATTTTAATTTTGCGGTAATGCTTATAACCTGGGTTTCTGCATTATTCACATCTGTCATTGGAAATGTAGCCAATGCAGCCACTGTGTCAAAGATAATCCACGTAATGACTCCTTCATTCCAGTCCTTAGGAGATGTAAAGGTATTTTGGTGGGGACTTTCACTGGGATCGTGTCTAGGTGGAAATGCAACAATTCTAGCCTCAGCAACTAATGTGGTTGCCGTAGCTGCAGCAGCAAAGGCGGGATGTAAAATATCTTTTGTAGAATTCGTAAAATTTGGAGCTATAATATCTATTCAAACTCTGGTTATCGCCAGTGCTTATATTTGGCTCAGATATTTATAA
- a CDS encoding CinA family nicotinamide mononucleotide deamidase-related protein translates to MKAFIILVGTELLSGMTVDTNSLFMAEELNKYGIEISSKITVGDNIKEIIKAIEFGKSQSDLIIMSGGLGPTMDDLTKEAIAKYLGKELVVDPEEYRELKKKFDKLGIEFLDNNVKEVEKPEGAVSFGNGAGMAPGIYIDRIAAFPGIPRELYNLFPKFMDYYAKENKLEDEIYIKDILVWGIPESHLEKRIKNFFDEKDIFYEFLAKDYGIVVRLQGKESSKNLVEKIVEKIYNEIGHYVIGEDGKRVQDSVVSHLKTLGYNISLAESCTGGQIASMLVEVSGVSKVFFEGIVCYSNDSKINRLKVSPETLKVYGAVSEETAREMLAGLKGDVAIATTGIAGPQGGTKEKPVGTVYIGVRILDEYYIKKYEFKGDRKRIRRYSSMTALFKLLKMLEKRVEY, encoded by the coding sequence ATGAAAGCATTTATTATTTTGGTAGGAACAGAACTTCTAAGTGGTATGACAGTGGATACAAATAGTTTATTTATGGCAGAGGAACTGAATAAATACGGTATTGAAATATCTTCTAAAATAACTGTTGGGGATAATATAAAAGAGATAATAAAGGCCATAGAATTTGGCAAAAGTCAAAGTGACCTCATAATAATGTCAGGTGGACTAGGCCCTACAATGGATGATTTGACCAAGGAGGCCATCGCCAAATATCTTGGAAAAGAACTGGTGGTAGACCCAGAAGAATACAGAGAGCTTAAAAAAAAGTTTGATAAACTGGGAATAGAGTTTCTAGACAACAATGTAAAAGAAGTGGAAAAACCAGAGGGAGCAGTAAGTTTTGGAAACGGCGCCGGAATGGCTCCAGGAATATATATAGACAGGATAGCGGCTTTTCCAGGAATACCAAGAGAGCTATATAATCTGTTTCCGAAATTCATGGATTACTACGCAAAAGAAAATAAGCTAGAGGATGAGATTTATATAAAGGATATTCTAGTCTGGGGAATCCCGGAATCACATCTAGAAAAAAGAATAAAGAACTTCTTTGATGAAAAAGATATTTTTTATGAGTTCCTGGCCAAGGACTACGGAATAGTTGTCAGGCTTCAGGGGAAAGAAAGTTCAAAAAATCTAGTAGAAAAAATAGTAGAAAAAATATATAATGAAATAGGTCATTATGTAATAGGTGAGGATGGAAAAAGAGTTCAAGACAGTGTAGTGTCTCATCTAAAAACACTAGGTTATAATATTTCTCTGGCAGAATCTTGTACTGGAGGTCAGATAGCTTCGATGCTTGTGGAAGTTTCTGGAGTTTCCAAGGTGTTTTTTGAAGGGATAGTATGCTACAGCAATGATTCTAAGATCAATAGGCTAAAAGTAAGTCCGGAAACACTAAAAGTTTACGGCGCTGTAAGCGAGGAGACAGCCAGAGAGATGCTGGCGGGATTAAAAGGAGATGTGGCCATAGCCACTACGGGAATAGCAGGACCCCAAGGTGGAACCAAGGAGAAGCCGGTGGGAACTGTTTATATAGGGGTCCGTATTTTGGATGAATACTATATAAAAAAATATGAATTTAAGGGTGATAGAAAAAGAATAAGAAGATATTCGTCTATGACTGCTTTGTTTAAATTACTTAAAATGCTTGAAAAGAGGGTGGAATACTAA
- a CDS encoding DegV family EDD domain-containing protein → MKIEVKVLNVQRLTKLFIASSRWLSKYADVLNDLNVYPVPDGDTGTNMSMTLQSVENELVKLNHEPDMEEFCEIVSEAILLGARGNSGTILSQIIQGFLSGISHTENVTVDDAVVAFKKAKEKAYQSVTEPVEGTILTVIRVVSEEAEKYQGPKDDFILFLAHLKNVAGKAVEETPNLLPKLKEAGVVDAGGKGMFYILEGFEKSVTDPEMLKDLERIVQSQSNRRERLEHSVTSLEKINFKYCTEFIIESGDFDLEKYKSDIINLGDSVICAQTSKKTKTHIHTNNPGKVIEIAGSLGDLNHIKIENMKIQHRNVLTKDARYQSEKSMKSKTVFKNENSRPIAYFAVADNLQMGELFINSGASAVLIGGQTQNPSVSDLEKTLDHIKAEKIIILPNNKNIISAAKIVAERSIKEITVIETKSMLEGHYILKNKMETLNYLVKGVKRNISVEITKAVRETKSEDMMIKKGDHIALVNGKIMKKSDKIETLIEDVYGSYISEDTLSVFAVMGKESTEEGNKVLKPGLDVRYSDYPGMQDNYSYYIYIENRDPELPEIAVVTDSTSDLSEEFVADMNIDIIPLKLKFESDKYYKDGIDISKEDFWRTVLSKNVIPKTSQPSPGEFKDLYERLFNKGYKKIISIHISSKLSGTQQAAKVARGMLGREKDVAIVDSKSVTLGLGHLALESARLVKEGHSFNEILEWIDEAQNKIKVYFVVKELSFLEKGGRIGKASSVIGDVFQIKPVLTIENGEVCTEKKPIGEIGAMRYMEKIIKNESKNGSIILYTGWGGTQDELDSADQLRSIGDKQKKADYRGRFEIGAAIGSHSGPVYGMVIFPKIR, encoded by the coding sequence ATGAAAATTGAAGTAAAAGTTCTTAACGTACAGAGGCTGACAAAACTATTTATTGCATCTAGCAGATGGCTGTCAAAATATGCCGATGTATTGAATGACCTCAATGTGTATCCTGTACCAGATGGTGATACAGGAACCAATATGTCAATGACCCTCCAATCTGTAGAAAACGAACTTGTAAAACTGAATCACGAACCGGATATGGAAGAGTTTTGTGAAATCGTGTCAGAGGCGATACTTTTGGGAGCAAGAGGAAATTCAGGTACTATTTTATCTCAAATAATACAGGGATTTTTATCTGGGATATCCCATACAGAAAATGTAACTGTAGATGATGCAGTGGTGGCCTTTAAAAAGGCAAAAGAAAAGGCGTATCAATCGGTGACTGAACCAGTAGAAGGGACTATACTTACAGTAATAAGAGTAGTCTCTGAAGAAGCTGAAAAGTACCAGGGCCCTAAAGATGATTTTATACTTTTTCTAGCTCATCTTAAAAATGTTGCAGGTAAGGCTGTTGAAGAGACCCCGAATCTACTTCCAAAACTAAAAGAAGCCGGTGTGGTAGATGCTGGTGGTAAAGGGATGTTTTATATTTTAGAGGGGTTTGAAAAATCGGTAACAGACCCGGAAATGCTAAAAGATTTAGAAAGGATAGTGCAATCTCAGTCTAACAGACGTGAAAGGTTAGAACACAGTGTAACTTCTCTTGAAAAAATCAATTTCAAATACTGTACGGAGTTTATTATAGAATCTGGAGATTTTGATCTGGAGAAGTATAAATCTGATATTATAAATTTAGGAGACTCTGTAATATGTGCTCAGACTTCTAAAAAAACAAAGACTCATATACATACCAATAACCCTGGTAAAGTAATAGAAATAGCAGGGAGTTTAGGGGATCTTAATCATATAAAAATTGAAAACATGAAGATACAGCACAGAAATGTACTAACAAAGGATGCAAGATATCAATCAGAAAAATCAATGAAATCAAAGACAGTGTTTAAAAATGAGAATAGTCGTCCAATTGCTTATTTTGCAGTGGCAGATAATCTTCAGATGGGAGAACTCTTTATAAACAGCGGAGCTTCTGCCGTTTTGATAGGAGGACAGACCCAAAATCCAAGTGTTTCAGATTTGGAGAAGACGCTAGATCATATAAAGGCTGAGAAAATAATAATACTTCCAAACAACAAAAATATAATTTCAGCGGCTAAAATAGTTGCTGAAAGATCTATAAAGGAGATTACTGTTATAGAAACAAAATCCATGTTAGAGGGACACTATATTCTGAAAAATAAGATGGAGACTCTGAACTATCTTGTAAAAGGTGTGAAGAGAAATATATCAGTTGAGATCACAAAAGCTGTCAGAGAGACTAAATCTGAGGATATGATGATAAAAAAAGGTGATCATATAGCCCTTGTAAATGGAAAAATCATGAAAAAATCTGATAAAATAGAAACTCTTATAGAGGATGTATACGGATCATATATTTCTGAGGATACTTTGAGTGTTTTTGCAGTAATGGGAAAAGAATCCACAGAAGAAGGTAACAAGGTATTAAAGCCTGGTTTGGATGTAAGGTATTCAGACTATCCTGGAATGCAGGATAATTATTCCTATTATATCTATATAGAAAACAGAGACCCTGAACTTCCAGAGATAGCAGTTGTTACTGATTCAACCTCAGACCTAAGTGAGGAATTTGTTGCAGATATGAATATAGATATAATTCCTCTCAAGCTTAAATTTGAAAGTGATAAATATTATAAAGACGGTATAGATATTTCTAAGGAGGACTTTTGGAGAACAGTATTAAGTAAAAATGTGATTCCAAAAACCTCACAGCCATCCCCAGGAGAGTTTAAAGATCTTTATGAAAGACTATTTAATAAGGGATATAAAAAAATTATCTCTATTCATATTTCAAGTAAGTTAAGCGGTACCCAACAGGCTGCTAAGGTAGCTAGAGGAATGCTTGGCAGGGAAAAAGATGTAGCTATTGTAGACTCTAAATCTGTTACTTTAGGTCTAGGACACCTCGCCTTAGAATCAGCAAGACTTGTAAAAGAGGGACATAGTTTTAATGAAATCTTGGAATGGATAGATGAGGCTCAAAATAAAATAAAGGTATATTTTGTTGTAAAAGAACTTTCTTTCTTAGAAAAAGGTGGCAGAATAGGAAAAGCTTCATCTGTAATAGGAGACGTTTTCCAGATAAAACCGGTTCTGACAATTGAAAACGGAGAGGTTTGCACGGAGAAAAAGCCTATTGGAGAGATAGGAGCCATGAGGTATATGGAAAAAATAATAAAGAATGAATCTAAAAACGGATCAATAATTTTATACACAGGTTGGGGAGGAACTCAGGATGAACTTGATAGTGCTGATCAACTGAGGTCTATAGGAGACAAACAGAAGAAAGCTGACTATAGGGGAAGATTTGAAATTGGTGCCGCTATAGGCTCTCACAGTGGACCTGTTTATGGTATGGTTATTTTTCCAAAAATAAGATAG
- a CDS encoding helix-turn-helix domain-containing protein, with translation MSLGERIKKNRNEKGLSLRDLAGRVDLSASFLSQIEQGKASPSIENLKKIANCLDVRVSYLIEDDEVKKNTDIIRKGERHFIESIDSNTKISLLTSSDIEKNMEPILYEIYPGGESGRDYYTHPGEEFIFILEGTLEIYINDMVHSLNEGDSLYFKSSQKHRFVNNGDKVARALWVVTPPSF, from the coding sequence ATGTCGTTAGGAGAAAGAATAAAGAAGAATAGAAATGAAAAAGGATTATCACTAAGAGATTTAGCAGGTAGGGTAGATTTGTCTGCAAGTTTTTTGTCTCAGATAGAGCAGGGGAAAGCTTCTCCATCTATAGAGAATCTAAAAAAAATAGCTAACTGCCTTGATGTAAGGGTCAGCTACCTTATAGAAGATGATGAAGTTAAGAAAAATACTGATATAATCAGAAAAGGTGAAAGACACTTTATAGAAAGTATAGACTCTAATACGAAGATCTCACTTTTAACATCATCAGATATAGAAAAAAATATGGAGCCTATTCTTTATGAGATTTATCCAGGGGGAGAAAGTGGAAGAGATTATTATACTCATCCAGGTGAAGAGTTCATCTTTATTTTAGAAGGAACTTTGGAAATATATATAAATGATATGGTTCATTCACTAAATGAAGGAGATAGTCTTTATTTTAAATCTAGCCAAAAACATAGATTTGTAAATAATGGAGATAAAGTGGCTAGGGCTCTATGGGTGGTAACACCTCCGAGTTTTTAG
- a CDS encoding KdsC family phosphatase, whose protein sequence is MREKARKVKIIVLDVDGTLTDGKLYTDNNGVETKAFNAKDGMAIAQGIKYGMKFAIVTGKNSQIVKARAQELGIEEVYQKVSNKIKVLDEILEKYKLTYEETAYMGDDINDIPAIMRVGMSGAPFDSSNDILQMVDFKSSSKGGKGAVREFVEYILREKGIWNKVLEDYRNKR, encoded by the coding sequence ATGCGTGAAAAAGCGAGAAAAGTAAAAATTATAGTCCTCGATGTAGATGGAACCCTTACAGATGGCAAGTTATATACAGACAATAACGGGGTAGAAACCAAGGCCTTTAATGCAAAGGATGGAATGGCCATAGCTCAGGGAATAAAATACGGAATGAAGTTTGCTATTGTAACAGGTAAAAACTCACAGATAGTAAAAGCAAGAGCCCAGGAACTAGGGATAGAAGAGGTATATCAAAAGGTATCCAATAAAATAAAGGTTTTAGATGAAATACTGGAAAAATATAAACTTACCTATGAGGAAACGGCCTATATGGGAGATGACATAAATGATATTCCGGCAATAATGAGAGTTGGAATGTCAGGTGCACCGTTTGATTCTTCTAATGATATACTTCAAATGGTTGACTTTAAGTCCTCTTCTAAGGGAGGAAAGGGTGCTGTAAGAGAGTTTGTCGAGTATATTCTGAGAGAGAAAGGAATCTGGAATAAGGTTCTAGAGGACTATAGAAATAAAAGATAA
- a CDS encoding biotin--[acetyl-CoA-carboxylase] ligase, producing the protein MRVFRFGEIDSTNSFLKRENKLENYDLAMAKNQTEGRGRRGNSWVSKEGAALFSFVLKENSKLPMEEYRKLPLVVGVAVLRALKKFQSLDYKFKWTNDIYVNEKKISGILVEKINENFIIGIGINVNNEDFGDLKNSATSLKIESNKEFNIEELILTVVEEFKNCFEEFLNGGWELILKEINEKNYLLDKPVTIKIIDKITRGIGGKVLDDGTLEVDVEGIKKSFDIGEVHISFKDKAVK; encoded by the coding sequence ATGAGAGTTTTTAGGTTTGGTGAGATAGATTCTACCAATAGTTTTTTGAAAAGAGAAAACAAGCTTGAAAATTATGACCTGGCAATGGCTAAAAATCAGACTGAAGGAAGAGGAAGAAGAGGAAACTCTTGGGTCTCAAAGGAAGGAGCCGCACTTTTTAGTTTTGTGCTGAAAGAAAATTCTAAACTTCCTATGGAGGAGTACAGAAAACTTCCTTTGGTGGTAGGAGTTGCTGTTCTTCGGGCACTAAAAAAATTTCAAAGTTTGGATTATAAGTTTAAGTGGACAAATGACATATATGTAAATGAGAAAAAAATATCTGGAATTTTAGTTGAAAAAATAAATGAAAATTTTATAATTGGAATAGGAATAAATGTTAACAATGAAGATTTCGGAGATCTAAAAAATTCTGCAACTTCCCTGAAAATTGAAAGCAATAAAGAATTTAATATAGAAGAGCTAATATTAACAGTTGTAGAGGAGTTTAAAAATTGTTTTGAAGAATTTTTAAATGGAGGCTGGGAACTTATATTAAAGGAGATAAACGAAAAAAATTACTTACTTGATAAACCTGTAACAATAAAGATAATAGATAAGATAACAAGAGGTATAGGGGGAAAAGTTCTAGATGACGGGACTCTAGAAGTAGACGTAGAGGGAATTAAAAAGAGCTTTGATATTGGTGAGGTGCATATTTCTTTTAAGGACAAGGCGGTAAAATGA
- a CDS encoding phosphatidylglycerophosphatase A family protein has translation MKKKTVKNLATCFGLGDLPKAPGTFGTLGGIPIFIGLTFIRRFFPNNMVYNSFYFMFLITLFAVAVYVSDICEREIYREKDPQNVVIDEVLGFLTTLFLVNPVGVVQNIGAIFLGFVIFRILDITKIGPIYKSQMFGHGVGVVLDDFLAGIIGNFIMVCIWSFFF, from the coding sequence ATGAAGAAAAAAACAGTAAAAAATCTGGCTACATGCTTTGGACTTGGAGATCTTCCAAAGGCTCCTGGAACCTTTGGAACCTTAGGAGGGATACCGATATTTATAGGGCTCACCTTTATCAGAAGGTTTTTTCCAAACAATATGGTATACAATTCCTTTTATTTTATGTTTCTTATAACTCTTTTTGCAGTGGCTGTATATGTGTCAGACATATGTGAAAGGGAGATATATAGAGAGAAGGACCCTCAAAATGTTGTAATAGACGAGGTGTTAGGATTTCTGACGACACTATTTCTTGTCAATCCAGTAGGCGTGGTACAGAATATAGGGGCAATATTTTTAGGGTTTGTCATATTTAGAATACTTGATATAACAAAGATAGGGCCTATATATAAATCACAGATGTTTGGACACGGTGTAGGTGTGGTCTTAGACGACTTTTTGGCGGGAATAATCGGAAACTTTATCATGGTGTGTATCTGGAGTTTTTTCTTTTAA